The following are from one region of the Plodia interpunctella isolate USDA-ARS_2022_Savannah chromosome 23, ilPloInte3.2, whole genome shotgun sequence genome:
- the LOC128680217 gene encoding ankyrin-3-like isoform X7, with product MALEGVKSEKSEENNGNIPEGKANGIDNKSKQVQIDPNTAFLRAARAGQLQTVGELLDSGAVTDINTCNSNGLNALHLAAKDGHIAVVEELLKRGATVDAATKKGNTALHIACLAGQESVARALLAAGAKADAQSAAGFTPLYMAAQENHAGCVKMLLAAGASQTLATEDGFTPLAVAMQQGHDRVVAELLESDTRGKVRLPALHIAAKKNDVKAATLLLENEHNPDACSKSGFTPLHIAAHYGNVGVAKALLSAGADSGRAAKHNITPLHVASKWGQLAMVDLLVEHGANIAAVTRDGLTPLHCAARSGHSTVVSRLLQHAAPITSKTKNGLTPLHMSVQGEHVETAKVLLTEGAPIDDVTVDYLTALHVAAHCGHVKVAKLLLDRNADANARALNGFTPLHIACKKNRLKVVELLLKYGASKSATTESGLTPLHVASFMGCMNIALVLLGAGAEADAATARGETPLHLAARAHQTDLVRVLLRNNAKVEARAREEQTPLHVAARLGHGDVAALLLQHGADVAAPTKDRYTPLHIAAKEGKEEVASILLEHEAPIEAETRKGFTPLHLAAKYGRSGVARLLLGRGARSLPPGRAHITPLHMATYYGHPDIALLLLDKGASPHSLAKNGHSALHIACRHNHPDIAFALLEHDADPNVKSKAGFTPLHMAAQEGHEDCVEMLIERGADVNVPANNGLTPVHLAASEGRTAVLQSLVSAGAHCTPRTREGYTPLHAAAHHGHHAAARALLQCRADVAARAAHGFTPLHQAAQQGHTLIIQLLLKNNADPNALSVNGQTACAIADRLGYISAVEALRPVTENTLSQAVGDSDAEEFQGLLRKNW from the exons AATGGACTAAACGCACTACACCTCGCAGCTAAAGACGGCCACATTGCAGTGGTCGAGGAACTGCTGAAGCGCGGCGCCACTGTCGACGCAGCTACCAAAAAAG GCAACACAGCCCTACACATAGCATGTCTCGCGGGACAGGAATCAGTGGCGCGGGCGCTGCTGGCGGCGGGGGCGAAGGCCGACGCGCAGTCCGCCGCCGGCTTCACTCCCCTTTATATGGCGGCGCAAGAAAACCACGCAGGATGTGTGAAGATGTTGCTCGCTGCCGGCGCCAGTCAGACTTTGGCTACAGAG GACGGCTTCACACCCCTAGCGGTGGCGATGCAGCAAGGTCATGATCGTGTCGTGGCTGAGCTGCTGGAGTCGGACACGAGGGGCAAAGTTCGGTTACCGGCGCTGCACATTGCCGCTAAAAAGAACGACGTCAAGGCGGCCACGTTGCTGCTAGAg aACGAACACAACCCAGACGCATGCTCGAAATCTGGGTTCACACCGTTGCACATCGCAGCACACTACGGCAACGTGGGCGTAGCTAAAGCGTTACTTTCTGCGGGGGCCGATTCGGGGAGGGCAGCCAAACACAACATCACACCTTTACATGTCGCCAGCAAGTGGGGACAGTTGGCGATGGTCGACTTACTTGTGGAGCATG GGGCCAACATAGCGGCAGTGACGCGCGACGGGCTGACGCCGCTGCACTGCGCCGCGCGCTCGGGCCACAGCACCGTGGTCAGCCGGCTGCTGCAGCACGCCGCGCCCATCACTAGCAAGACTAAG AACGGTCTAACTCCTCTCCACATGTCCGTGCAAGGCGAACACGTGGAGACGGCCAAAGTTCTCCTCACAGAGGGCGCTCCAATCGATGACGTCACAGTCGACTACCTCACAGCTCTACACGTCGCCGCGCACTGCGGGCATGTTAAG GTAGCCAAACTACTGCTGGACAGAAACGCAGACGCTAACGCAAGAGCGCTGAACGGCTTCACCCCGCTACACATCGCTTGCAAGAAAAACAGGCTCAAAGTCGTCGAGTTGCTGCTCAAATATGGCGCTA GCAAGTCAGCAACGACAGAATCGGGTCTCACCCCGCTGCACGTAGCATCGTTCATGGGCTGCATGAACATAGCTCTGGTGCTGCTGGGCGCGGGCGCGGAGGCCGACGCGGCCACCGCCCGCGGGGAGACCCCTCTGCATCTGGCTGCGCGTGCGCACCAGACTGATCTAGTGAGGGTGCTGCTCAGGAACAATGCCAAG GTGGAAGCCCGAGCGCGAGAAGAACAGACGCCGCTGCACGTGGCGGCGCGCCTGGGACACGGCGACGTGGCGGCGCTGCTGCTGCAGCACGGCGCGGACGTCGCCGCGCCCACCAAGGACCGTTACACGCCGCTGCACATCGCCGCTAAAGAAG GCAAAGAAGAAGTGGCCTCAATCCTGCTCGAGCACGAGGCGCCGATCGAGGCGGAGACGCGGAAAGGCTTCACGCCGCTGCACCTGGCGGCCAAGTACGGGCGCAGCGGCGTCGCGCGGCTGCTGCTGGGCCGCGGCGCGCGGTCGCTGCCGCCCGGCCGCGCGCACATCACGCCGCTGCACATGGCCACGTATTACGGACATCCCGATATAGCGCTGCTGTTGCTCGATAAAG GAGCATCTCCACACTCGCTGGCCAAGAACGGGCACTCGGCGCTGCACATCGCCTGCCGCCACAACCACCCAGATATCGCGTTCGCACTACTCGAACATG ATGCGGACCCGAATGTGAAATCAAAGGCTGGGTTCACACCGTTGCACATGGCCGCTCAGGAGGGCCACGAGGATTGCGTGGAGATGCTGATTGAGAGGGGCGCTGATGTCAACGTTCCCGCCAACAACG GTCTGACGCCAGTGCACCTAGCAGCGTCGGAAGGGCGCACGGCGGTGCTGCAGAGCCTGGTGTCCGCAGGCGCGCACTGCACGCCGCGCACGCGCGAGGGCTACACGCCGCTACACGCGGCCGCGCATCACGGCCATCATGCGGCTGCGCGTGCGCTGCTGCAATGTCGCGCTGATGTCGCCGCCAGGGCTGCTCACgg TTTCACCCCACTTCATCAAGCGGCGCAGCAAGGCCACACGCTGATAATCCAACTGCTGCTCAAGAACAACGCTGATCCCAACGCCCTGTCTGTG AATGGCCAAACAGCATGCGCTATAGCGGACCGACTCGGCTACATCAGCGCCGTGGAGGCGTTGCGGCCGGTCACTGAGAACACGCTGAGCCAAGCCGTCGGCGACAGCG ATGCAGAGGAATTCCAAGGATTGTTAAGGAAAAATTGGTAA